The Methanomassiliicoccales archaeon genome has a window encoding:
- a CDS encoding glycosyltransferase family 2 protein: MTPQHLVAAITVNWRRPKETVRCIHSLKNGGIENLRIIVVDNGSGADDVNYIRNQTPDVEILVMNSNVGYAKGINAGIVEASKGNPDYILVMNNDAYGAPGFLSRMIEGFRSHPRAGIVGPKILYQDGKTIWYAGGAFNRWFGYSRHLEMDSEDIGYREDKEVDFVTGCAMLVKREVFDEVGLFDEEYEMYVEDLDLCLRAQRRGYELWYIPSAIVYHEVSSSLGIAGTNTMTPFKAYRYARNMFLLIEKNMMGLKFLTCIIGQFVISLPYFMMLIALQRSEGAHTAYLKGVVCGLKYIIKRR; this comes from the coding sequence ATGACTCCTCAACATCTGGTTGCCGCCATTACGGTCAACTGGAGAAGACCCAAAGAGACAGTCAGGTGCATCCATTCATTGAAGAACGGCGGAATTGAAAATCTCAGGATAATTGTCGTGGATAATGGATCGGGTGCAGATGATGTGAATTATATCAGAAATCAAACACCAGATGTTGAGATTTTGGTTATGAATAGCAACGTTGGGTATGCAAAGGGCATAAATGCCGGAATAGTTGAGGCCTCAAAAGGAAATCCAGATTATATTTTGGTGATGAACAACGACGCATATGGGGCTCCTGGGTTCCTAAGTCGAATGATTGAAGGATTTAGAAGCCATCCTAGAGCTGGCATCGTCGGTCCGAAAATTCTATATCAAGACGGCAAAACTATTTGGTATGCTGGCGGTGCATTCAATCGGTGGTTTGGATATAGTCGTCATCTGGAGATGGATTCGGAGGATATCGGATATCGCGAAGACAAAGAAGTTGATTTCGTGACTGGATGTGCGATGCTTGTGAAACGGGAGGTGTTTGACGAGGTGGGTTTGTTTGATGAGGAATATGAGATGTACGTTGAAGACCTCGATCTTTGTTTACGCGCTCAGAGGCGAGGATATGAGCTGTGGTATATTCCTTCCGCCATAGTTTATCATGAAGTATCAAGCTCTTTGGGTATTGCTGGTACAAATACGATGACGCCGTTCAAAGCGTATCGATATGCAAGGAATATGTTCCTTCTTATTGAGAAAAATATGATGGGGCTCAAGTTCCTGACATGCATCATTGGACAATTCGTAATATCCCTTCCTTACTTCATGATGTTGATCGCGCTTCAGCGATCTGAAGGTGCGCATACAGCCTACCTCAAGGGCGTTGTGTGCGGTCTGAAATATATAATCAAGAGGAGATGA